In Planctomycetaceae bacterium, the following are encoded in one genomic region:
- a CDS encoding substrate-binding domain-containing protein — protein MKSAPRNIQRILLAGNDRDDVRRGVCDYAQKAGWVVILGEPPKDQPRQTAEFWSVAGIIVRSVNSDNRPWISTRLPVIGLGPHLKGGIMVAPDDGAVGHLAAEHFVQERFTHLAYCYVGDFLWVNQQRAGFEKAARQAGKQFHLLDWPASGTARHGYSSRAFRHWLARELSALPKPLGLLLDSDWTAVDALDACMEAGLAVPEEVALIGVGDCLEICRATPVPLSSVRVDGYRQGYRAAELLDERMSGRHIPRQHVLIPPPGISVRQSSNIIAVPHLPTARALRYVWDHLADSALTSDEVAAAVGLSRRSLDMYFIKHLGRPVAREISEARLTQARILLDTTNKSLARIARETGFSCALHLRRTFNRSQSTPLHMWRKAARATARAS, from the coding sequence ATGAAATCCGCCCCTCGCAACATCCAGCGCATCCTGCTGGCCGGAAACGACCGCGACGACGTCCGCCGTGGCGTCTGCGACTATGCCCAGAAGGCCGGATGGGTCGTCATCCTCGGCGAGCCGCCCAAGGACCAGCCCCGACAGACCGCCGAGTTCTGGTCGGTCGCCGGGATCATCGTTAGATCAGTCAACAGCGACAATCGCCCGTGGATCAGCACCCGGCTGCCCGTGATCGGCCTGGGACCGCACCTCAAGGGCGGCATCATGGTCGCCCCCGACGACGGCGCCGTCGGGCATCTGGCCGCCGAGCATTTTGTCCAAGAGCGTTTCACGCACCTGGCGTACTGCTACGTGGGCGACTTCCTGTGGGTCAACCAACAGCGGGCGGGATTCGAGAAGGCCGCCCGGCAGGCCGGCAAGCAGTTCCACCTGCTGGACTGGCCCGCCAGCGGCACCGCTCGCCACGGGTACAGCTCGCGCGCGTTTCGGCACTGGCTGGCGAGGGAGTTGTCTGCCCTGCCCAAGCCGCTGGGGCTGCTGCTGGACAGCGACTGGACTGCCGTCGACGCCCTCGATGCATGCATGGAAGCGGGGCTGGCGGTGCCCGAAGAGGTGGCGCTGATCGGCGTGGGGGACTGCCTGGAGATCTGCCGCGCCACGCCCGTTCCGCTGTCGAGCGTGCGCGTGGACGGCTACCGGCAGGGCTACCGGGCGGCCGAACTGCTGGACGAGCGGATGAGCGGGCGGCACATCCCCCGCCAGCACGTGCTGATCCCGCCGCCGGGCATCAGCGTCCGTCAGAGCAGCAACATCATCGCCGTGCCGCACCTGCCGACGGCCCGGGCCCTGCGATACGTCTGGGACCACCTTGCCGACAGCGCCCTGACCAGCGACGAGGTGGCCGCAGCCGTCGGGCTCTCGCGGCGTTCGCTGGACATGTACTTTATCAAGCACCTCGGTCGACCGGTGGCGAGGGAGATCAGCGAGGCGCGCCTCACGCAGGCGAGAATTCTGCTGGACACCACGAACAAGTCCCTGGCGCGGATTGCCCGAGAGACAGGTTTCAGTTGTGCTCTGCACTTGCGCCGCACCTTCAACCGCTCCCAGAGCACGCCCCTGCACATGTGGCGAAAGGCAGCCCGCGCCACGGCGCGGGCATCTTGA
- a CDS encoding LamG-like jellyroll fold domain-containing protein — translation MKRSAMMAVVAAGILALAGAASAAVSTVAQFHMGEDGDTPLTALKDAMGGPNAVREIGTTFSIVEGDTGAMGSTKYLDTEKSLWYVNPGIGTGVLGTTNWGMDVWLKMPTLAAANAKADAGRPTSNIMSNGSLNNSMGMQRVSTDNFMWSMAGVGAQTVSVDNSLFDTWVHAAFVYNGNNNMQLYINGQPLATLSRNANYVTGRQSYLFIGTVSNNTAGNQWMGGMDELRVFTFDQGNFNISDIYSPIPEPATMSLLVVGGVAALIRRRRS, via the coding sequence ATGAAGCGTTCTGCAATGATGGCAGTGGTGGCAGCGGGTATTCTTGCACTGGCCGGAGCGGCCTCGGCGGCCGTTAGCACGGTGGCTCAATTCCATATGGGCGAAGACGGCGACACTCCCCTTACGGCACTGAAAGATGCGATGGGCGGTCCCAACGCCGTGCGGGAGATCGGCACTACCTTCTCCATCGTGGAGGGCGACACCGGCGCCATGGGCAGCACGAAGTATCTCGATACTGAAAAATCCCTTTGGTATGTGAACCCCGGCATTGGCACTGGTGTTCTTGGGACGACCAACTGGGGCATGGACGTCTGGCTGAAGATGCCCACGCTTGCAGCCGCAAACGCCAAGGCGGACGCGGGGCGTCCCACCAGCAATATCATGTCGAACGGCAGCTTGAACAACAGCATGGGCATGCAACGAGTTTCTACCGACAATTTTATGTGGTCCATGGCGGGAGTCGGGGCCCAGACGGTCTCCGTCGACAACAGCCTGTTCGACACCTGGGTGCATGCGGCATTCGTGTACAACGGCAACAACAACATGCAACTCTACATTAACGGTCAACCGCTCGCGACGTTGAGTCGAAATGCAAACTATGTGACCGGCCGCCAGTCCTACCTGTTCATCGGCACCGTGAGCAATAACACTGCGGGCAACCAGTGGATGGGCGGCATGGACGAACTGCGCGTCTTCACGTTCGACCAGGGCAACTTCAATATCTCCGACATCTACAGCCCCATCCCAGAGCCAGCCACGATGAGCCTGCTGGTTGTGGGCGGCGTGGCGGCGCTGATTCGACGTCGGAGATCGTGA